The Borreliella andersonii genome has a segment encoding these proteins:
- a CDS encoding VWA domain-containing protein has protein sequence MLTFNEPLYLFLLVIFPLVIYFNHFFKNRGGKIKFPISLYGNFNSLKLKDYRLNLMYFFTYSFLYLAAIVMVFALAGPAVSKKRMIHLSAGADIVIVLDISPSMGAVEFSSRNRLEFSKELIRSFISQRENDNIGLVAFAKDASIVVPITTDREFFNKKLDDIYIMDLGNGSALGLGISIALSHLKHSEALKRSIVVLTDGVVNSDEIYKDQVINLAQGLNVKIYSIGIGSSEEFSVEFKLRSGKFYQGSFKEVYDPSMLVEISNKTGGLFYSVNDDFSFQFAIQDFSKKENLERKIKIAVDNKDIYKEFLVLALCLLLIYFIFSKIFLKEIL, from the coding sequence ATGTTAACATTTAATGAGCCTTTATATTTGTTTTTATTAGTAATTTTTCCTTTAGTAATTTACTTTAATCATTTTTTTAAAAATAGAGGAGGCAAGATAAAGTTTCCAATATCACTTTACGGTAATTTTAACTCTTTAAAACTTAAGGATTATAGATTAAATTTGATGTATTTTTTTACTTATTCTTTTTTATATTTAGCTGCAATTGTTATGGTGTTTGCTTTAGCAGGTCCGGCAGTTTCAAAAAAGAGGATGATACATCTTAGTGCTGGTGCTGACATTGTCATTGTTCTTGACATATCGCCTAGTATGGGAGCTGTTGAGTTTTCTTCTAGAAATAGACTTGAGTTTTCAAAAGAATTGATTAGAAGTTTTATTTCTCAACGCGAAAATGATAATATTGGCTTGGTAGCTTTTGCTAAAGATGCTTCGATAGTAGTGCCTATAACAACAGATAGAGAATTTTTTAATAAAAAGTTAGATGATATTTATATTATGGATCTTGGCAATGGTTCTGCTTTAGGACTAGGTATTTCTATTGCACTGTCTCATTTAAAGCATTCTGAGGCCCTTAAAAGATCAATAGTGGTTTTAACAGATGGGGTTGTTAATTCAGATGAGATTTATAAAGATCAAGTGATCAATCTTGCCCAAGGTTTAAATGTTAAGATTTATTCTATTGGTATTGGAAGTTCTGAGGAATTTAGTGTTGAGTTTAAATTAAGATCTGGAAAATTTTATCAAGGAAGCTTTAAAGAGGTTTATGATCCTAGTATGCTTGTTGAGATTTCAAATAAAACGGGGGGACTTTTTTATTCGGTTAATGATGATTTTTCTTTTCAATTTGCAATTCAAGATTTTTCAAAAAAGGAAAATTTGGAGAGAAAAATTAAAATAGCTGTGGACAATAAAGATATTTATAAAGAATTTTTAGTTTTAGCGCTTTGTTTATTACTTATTTATTTTATTTTTTCAAAAATTTTTTTAAAAGAGATACTATGA
- a CDS encoding DUF58 domain-containing protein translates to MIQGNEISSSTKIRMKALKFFSRKMLSELNFGGYRSIFKGLGLEFHEFRPYEDSDDARFIDWNVSSKADSIFSKVFKEDRGMNLHLLVDNSLSMSLGDKVNKKDVQDLLVSIFAHMAFFNNDKIGVTFFSNGTDKFIPSGKGHSHLGLILSETINRNLKPGSSLAYIFKNTAEYYKKRSLVIIISDFKANAYFKSLNVLSKRHNVIAIRISDFFDENFPKIGTLICEDIETGENFLVSGFSKLTLNGYKNYWTLDKIKWKKECIKKNISFIEIDTKEDVFKKLKILLKKGQ, encoded by the coding sequence ATGATACAAGGTAATGAGATAAGCAGCAGTACTAAAATTAGGATGAAAGCTTTAAAGTTCTTTTCAAGGAAAATGCTTTCTGAGCTTAATTTTGGCGGTTATCGTTCAATTTTTAAAGGTCTTGGCCTTGAATTTCATGAATTTAGACCGTATGAGGATTCTGATGATGCCAGATTTATTGATTGGAATGTGAGTTCAAAAGCCGATAGCATTTTTTCAAAGGTTTTCAAGGAAGATAGGGGGATGAATCTTCATCTTCTTGTTGATAATTCACTTTCCATGAGCTTGGGAGACAAGGTAAACAAAAAGGATGTACAGGATTTGTTGGTTTCTATTTTTGCACATATGGCATTTTTTAATAATGATAAAATAGGTGTTACTTTTTTTTCAAATGGAACAGACAAGTTTATACCTTCTGGCAAAGGCCATTCGCACTTAGGATTGATATTAAGTGAAACAATCAATAGAAATCTTAAGCCGGGTAGCAGCTTGGCTTATATTTTTAAAAATACGGCAGAATATTATAAAAAAAGATCTTTAGTTATAATTATTTCTGATTTTAAGGCAAATGCTTATTTTAAATCTTTAAATGTTTTGAGCAAGAGACACAATGTTATTGCTATAAGAATTTCAGATTTTTTTGATGAAAATTTTCCTAAAATTGGTACTTTGATTTGTGAAGATATTGAAACAGGAGAAAATTTTTTAGTTTCAGGGTTTAGCAAGTTGACATTAAATGGTTATAAAAACTATTGGACGCTTGATAAAATAAAATGGAAAAAAGAATGTATTAAAAAAAATATTAGTTTTATTGAGATTGATACTAAAGAAGATGTTTTTAAAAAACTTAAAATTCTTCTTAAAAAGGGACAATAG
- a CDS encoding MoxR family ATPase, giving the protein MKSSFQIDSEVENALHLINKFRREVASRVLGQKEMIDAILMGLLTDGHVLLEGVPGLAKTLAIQTVSDVLDLEFKRIQFTPDLLPSDLTGNMVYKSATGTFKVRKGPVFSNVILADEINRAPAKVQSALLEAMGERQVTLGDETHRLPDPFFVLATQNPIEQEGTYNLPESQLDRFLLKVNVHYPSVQDEVRLLKIFSVDGRLENIKVAKVMNAYSLADIKRTVGRVKVDDKIMLYIVTLISASRERDKKTYPFAKYIEFGASPRASLSLLKCARVNALYEGRIFVLPEDVKAVAYSVLRHRITPSYEAEVEEMSIDDIIRMLLSAVALP; this is encoded by the coding sequence ATGAAGAGTAGCTTTCAGATAGATTCAGAAGTAGAGAATGCGTTACATTTGATAAATAAATTTAGAAGAGAGGTTGCAAGCAGAGTGCTTGGTCAAAAAGAAATGATAGATGCTATTTTAATGGGGCTTTTAACAGATGGGCATGTTTTGCTTGAAGGGGTTCCAGGCCTTGCTAAGACTCTTGCAATTCAAACGGTATCTGATGTTCTTGATCTTGAATTTAAGCGTATACAGTTTACCCCAGATCTTTTGCCATCTGATCTTACTGGTAATATGGTTTATAAAAGTGCTACAGGCACTTTTAAGGTAAGAAAAGGGCCAGTATTTTCAAATGTTATTTTAGCAGATGAAATCAACAGGGCTCCTGCAAAAGTTCAGTCTGCTCTTCTTGAAGCTATGGGGGAAAGACAAGTAACTCTTGGAGACGAAACTCATAGACTTCCAGATCCGTTTTTTGTTCTTGCTACTCAAAATCCAATAGAGCAAGAGGGGACTTATAATTTGCCAGAATCCCAACTTGATAGATTTTTATTAAAAGTTAATGTTCATTATCCGTCGGTGCAGGATGAAGTAAGGCTTTTGAAGATATTTTCAGTAGATGGACGTCTTGAGAATATTAAAGTTGCAAAGGTGATGAATGCTTATTCGTTAGCTGATATTAAGAGGACGGTTGGTAGAGTAAAAGTTGATGACAAAATAATGCTTTATATTGTTACTTTAATCTCGGCATCTCGTGAGAGAGATAAGAAAACTTACCCGTTTGCCAAATATATTGAATTTGGAGCATCTCCTAGAGCTTCTCTTAGTTTATTAAAGTGTGCTCGTGTTAATGCTCTTTATGAAGGGCGAATATTTGTTCTACCAGAAGATGTCAAAGCTGTTGCTTACAGCGTATTGAGACACAGAATTACACCATCTTATGAGGCAGAGGTAGAGGAAATGAGTATCGATGATATTATTAGAATGCTACTTTCTGCTGTAGCGCTTCCTTAG
- the rsmG gene encoding 16S rRNA (guanine(527)-N(7))-methyltransferase RsmG, translated as MISDIEFAFSEYNFQFAYKDLQKISLYIKRILLLNTRFNLISNSNSNFSSILNLHVIDSLLGLSTVKEVNPSGVLDVGSGAGFPGIILAIFDTSRKYYLLERSKKKSTFLKMIKLELDLENVKILEYEIEREKRKYEFITIRAFRSMNEYALILKNLLKSGGLIMAYKGKFDRINLEVNQIKNLFSKIEVKSLNSKLRVDRNLVLLYR; from the coding sequence ATGATTAGTGATATTGAATTTGCCTTCTCAGAATATAATTTTCAGTTTGCTTACAAAGATCTTCAGAAAATAAGTTTATATATAAAAAGAATTTTACTTTTAAATACTAGGTTTAATTTAATTTCAAATAGTAATAGCAATTTTAGCTCTATTCTTAATCTACACGTTATAGATTCTCTTTTGGGATTGTCTACTGTTAAAGAGGTTAATCCTTCTGGAGTTCTTGACGTTGGAAGTGGTGCTGGATTTCCGGGCATTATTTTGGCTATTTTTGACACTTCTAGAAAATATTATCTTTTAGAGAGAAGTAAAAAAAAGTCTACTTTTTTAAAAATGATAAAATTAGAACTTGATTTAGAAAATGTAAAAATTTTAGAATATGAGATTGAAAGAGAAAAAAGGAAGTATGAATTTATTACAATTCGAGCCTTTAGAAGCATGAATGAATATGCATTAATTTTAAAAAATCTTTTAAAGAGTGGGGGATTGATTATGGCATATAAGGGCAAATTTGATAGGATTAACCTTGAAGTCAATCAGATTAAAAATTTATTTAGTAAAATAGAAGTGAAGTCTTTAAATTCAAAATTAAGAGTAGACAGAAATTTGGTTTTGCTTTACAGATAA
- the mnmG gene encoding tRNA uridine-5-carboxymethylaminomethyl(34) synthesis enzyme MnmG: MDFDAIVIGGGHAGIEAALALSRLNFKTLMITQNLDTIGKLSCNPAIGGLAKGNMVREIDALGGEMGRIIDFSMIQFRVLNKSRGPAVQAPRAQADKLMYQTKAKETLERQDNLDLFQDTVVDFLLNSMKNKIEGVVTERGNKFKSSVVVLTTGTFLRGKIFIGEYRADMGRLAEFSAYGLDKTLLGLGFEMGRLKTGTPARIHKKSVDFSKTEVQFGDSDIIPFSFSNGKLDKSQLSCYVTYTNKKTHEIISQNMHLSPLYSGEIVGNGPRYCPSIEDKIVKFKDKDRHQIFIEPEGFNTEEMYLNGLSSSLPENIQQKLINSIEGLEYAVITRPGYAVEYDYINPIELYPNLESKRVKGLFIAGQTNGSSGYEEAAAQGLMAGINAALRLQNKKPMILTRTSSYIGVLIDDLVTKGTKEPYRMFTSRAEHRLNLRHDTSDKRLIKIGYDLGLVDEERYSRYLFKERRVEEIKELLKQRRLSLKDVVDEQLKKHVSKDFYHILKDPSISLDNLIKIDPSLSDSKVILEQVELDVKYEGYINRQKDLIKKLDNLELVKLPFDFNYEIIEGLSREAREKFSKIQPATLAQASRIPGIRSTDITVLLIYFSNPKNKVVINFSL, encoded by the coding sequence ATGGATTTTGATGCGATTGTTATTGGAGGAGGGCATGCGGGGATTGAAGCTGCTCTTGCTCTTTCAAGGTTGAATTTTAAAACTTTAATGATTACTCAAAATTTAGATACGATAGGCAAGCTTTCTTGTAATCCCGCTATTGGCGGGCTTGCTAAGGGCAATATGGTTAGAGAAATTGATGCTCTTGGTGGTGAAATGGGTCGTATTATTGACTTTAGCATGATTCAGTTTAGAGTTTTAAACAAAAGTCGTGGTCCTGCAGTGCAAGCTCCACGTGCTCAAGCTGATAAATTAATGTACCAAACCAAGGCCAAAGAAACTTTAGAGCGTCAAGACAATCTTGATCTTTTTCAAGATACGGTTGTTGATTTTCTTCTTAATTCTATGAAAAATAAAATTGAAGGTGTTGTTACAGAGAGAGGCAATAAGTTTAAGTCAAGCGTTGTGGTGCTTACAACAGGGACGTTTCTTCGAGGTAAAATATTTATTGGTGAGTATAGAGCTGATATGGGTAGGCTTGCTGAATTTTCTGCTTATGGGCTTGATAAAACTTTACTTGGTCTTGGATTTGAAATGGGTAGGCTTAAAACGGGCACTCCAGCAAGAATTCATAAAAAAAGCGTGGATTTTTCAAAGACGGAAGTTCAATTTGGAGATTCAGACATTATTCCTTTTTCTTTTTCAAATGGCAAGTTGGATAAATCTCAACTTTCGTGTTATGTAACCTATACTAATAAAAAAACTCACGAAATAATTAGCCAGAATATGCATCTGTCGCCTCTTTATTCTGGTGAGATTGTAGGTAATGGTCCAAGATATTGTCCTTCTATTGAGGATAAAATAGTAAAATTTAAAGATAAAGATAGGCATCAAATTTTTATTGAGCCTGAAGGGTTTAATACTGAAGAAATGTATCTTAATGGCCTTAGCTCTTCTTTGCCTGAAAATATTCAGCAAAAATTGATTAACAGTATTGAAGGTCTTGAGTATGCTGTTATTACAAGGCCTGGTTATGCTGTTGAGTATGATTATATAAATCCAATTGAACTTTATCCAAATCTTGAGAGTAAAAGAGTCAAAGGACTTTTTATAGCAGGTCAGACCAATGGCTCTTCAGGATATGAAGAAGCAGCGGCTCAAGGGTTAATGGCTGGAATTAATGCTGCTCTTAGACTTCAAAATAAAAAACCAATGATTTTAACAAGAACTAGCTCTTATATTGGAGTTCTTATTGACGATCTTGTTACCAAAGGTACCAAAGAGCCTTATAGAATGTTTACTTCTAGGGCTGAGCACAGACTTAATTTAAGGCACGATACTAGTGATAAGCGCTTGATTAAGATTGGATATGATCTTGGACTTGTTGATGAGGAGAGATATTCAAGATATCTTTTTAAAGAGAGGAGAGTTGAAGAGATAAAGGAGCTTTTAAAGCAAAGGCGTCTTAGTTTAAAAGATGTTGTTGATGAACAATTGAAAAAACATGTTAGTAAAGATTTTTACCATATTTTAAAAGATCCTTCCATTAGTTTAGATAATCTTATAAAGATTGATCCAAGTTTAAGTGATTCAAAAGTAATTTTAGAACAAGTTGAATTAGATGTTAAATATGAAGGTTATATTAATAGGCAAAAAGATTTGATTAAAAAGCTTGATAATTTAGAGCTTGTCAAGTTGCCATTTGATTTTAATTACGAGATTATTGAAGGCCTTTCAAGAGAAGCTAGAGAGAAATTTTCTAAGATTCAACCAGCTACTCTAGCTCAGGCAAGTCGAATTCCCGGAATAAGAAGTACAGATATTACTGTTTTGTTAATATATTTTTCAAATCCTAAAAATAAGGTAGTTATAAATTTTTCTTTATGA
- the mnmE gene encoding tRNA uridine-5-carboxymethylaminomethyl(34) synthesis GTPase MnmE — protein sequence MSKFFERDDDIVALATPFLSSALCVIRSSGAFCISKFSKIFSNHSSLNSASGNTIHYGYILDNENNCKVDEVVVCLYRAPKSFTGQDVIEVMAHGSLIGIKKIIDLFLKNGFRIAEPGEFTLRAFLAKKIDLTKAEAIHEIIFAKTNKTYSLAVNKLSGALFVKIDAIKKSILNFLSAVSVYLDYEVDDNEIGIPFELILSSKAELKKLINSYKVYEKINHGVTLVLAGSVNAGKSSLFNLFLKKDRSIVSSYPGTTRDYIEASFELDGILFNLFDTAGLRDADDFVERLGIEKSNSLIKEASLVIYVIDVSSNLTRDDFLFIDSNKSNSKILFVLNKIDLSINKSTEEFIRSKVLNSSNLIMISTKNLEGIDILYDKIKALISFDRVEIELDDIIISSSRQLQLLEKAYAMILDLLGKIDRQLSYDMLAFDAYEIINCLGEITGEVSSEDVLNNMFKNFCLGK from the coding sequence ATGAGTAAGTTTTTTGAGAGAGATGATGATATTGTGGCTCTTGCAACTCCTTTTTTAAGTAGTGCTTTGTGTGTTATTCGTAGCAGTGGTGCTTTTTGTATATCTAAATTTTCTAAAATCTTTTCAAATCATTCATCTCTCAATTCAGCGTCTGGGAATACGATTCATTACGGTTATATATTAGACAATGAGAATAATTGTAAGGTAGATGAAGTTGTTGTTTGTTTATATCGAGCACCAAAGAGTTTTACAGGGCAAGATGTTATTGAAGTTATGGCGCATGGTTCTTTGATTGGGATTAAAAAGATTATAGATTTGTTTTTAAAAAATGGGTTTAGGATAGCTGAACCTGGTGAATTTACTTTACGCGCATTTCTTGCCAAAAAAATTGATCTTACAAAGGCAGAAGCAATTCATGAGATTATTTTTGCCAAAACCAATAAAACTTATTCTCTTGCAGTTAATAAACTTTCTGGAGCTTTGTTTGTTAAAATAGATGCAATAAAAAAAAGTATTTTAAATTTTTTATCGGCTGTTAGTGTTTATCTTGATTATGAGGTTGATGATAATGAGATTGGCATTCCTTTTGAGTTAATTTTAAGTAGCAAAGCTGAACTTAAAAAGTTAATTAATTCTTATAAGGTTTATGAAAAAATTAATCATGGTGTTACTTTGGTTTTGGCAGGTTCTGTAAATGCTGGAAAGTCTTCGCTATTTAATTTGTTTCTCAAAAAAGATAGATCAATTGTTTCTTCATATCCAGGTACTACAAGAGATTATATTGAAGCAAGTTTTGAGCTTGATGGTATTTTATTTAATCTTTTTGATACAGCGGGACTCAGAGATGCTGATGATTTTGTTGAGAGATTGGGAATTGAAAAAAGTAATTCTTTAATAAAGGAAGCATCTTTAGTAATTTATGTGATTGATGTTAGTTCAAATTTAACAAGGGATGATTTCTTATTTATTGATTCAAATAAATCTAATAGTAAAATATTGTTCGTTTTAAATAAGATAGATTTAAGTATAAATAAATCTACTGAGGAATTTATTCGCTCAAAGGTTTTAAATTCTTCAAATTTAATAATGATTAGTACTAAAAATTTGGAAGGAATAGATATTCTTTATGATAAAATAAAGGCTTTAATCTCTTTCGATAGAGTAGAGATTGAACTTGATGATATTATTATATCATCAAGTCGTCAGTTGCAACTTTTAGAGAAAGCTTATGCTATGATTTTAGATTTACTTGGTAAAATTGATCGTCAATTAAGTTATGATATGTTAGCATTTGATGCTTATGAGATTATTAACTGCTTGGGGGAAATAACAGGAGAAGTTAGTAGTGAAGATGTTCTTAACAATATGTTTAAGAATTTTTGTTTGGGTAAATAG
- a CDS encoding flagellar protein FlbF, whose translation MKTKLEIELKEVLKKELLLVEEIYNSYLKIKENIDNRNELGLKKVANNTKVLLESFKEIEDKRNEIWKKFTKNENFKSTYEAVEKLTTIYKQEIYDYLHKLKIGILNIKNLNYIIQNYVNTSLDMLSIIFQDIQESVENVTYKNPYGPKIGRSNEASVLINKKL comes from the coding sequence ATGAAAACAAAACTTGAAATTGAATTAAAAGAAGTCTTAAAAAAAGAACTTCTCTTGGTAGAAGAAATATATAATTCATACTTAAAAATAAAAGAAAATATAGACAATAGAAATGAACTAGGACTTAAAAAGGTTGCAAACAACACAAAAGTATTACTTGAAAGTTTTAAAGAAATTGAAGATAAAAGAAACGAAATTTGGAAAAAATTTACTAAAAATGAAAACTTTAAATCAACTTACGAAGCTGTAGAAAAATTGACTACAATTTACAAACAAGAAATATATGACTATCTACACAAATTGAAAATTGGAATACTGAATATTAAAAATTTAAACTACATAATACAAAACTATGTAAACACGTCCCTTGACATGTTATCAATAATATTTCAAGATATCCAAGAAAGTGTAGAAAATGTAACTTACAAGAACCCTTATGGGCCAAAAATTGGGCGCTCAAACGAAGCTTCCGTTTTGATAAATAAAAAACTTTAA
- the flgK gene encoding flagellar hook-associated protein FlgK, protein MDSTFSGIEIGKRSLFAHKDAMNTVGHNLSNATKPGYSRQRVIMKTEIPLYAPQLNRAKKQGQLGQGIMVQSIDRVKDELLNTRIIEESHRLGYWTSQDKFISILEDVYNEPEDQSIRKRLNDFWESWHDLANQPQGLAERKIILERGKSFCEGIRNRFHSLERIYIMANDEIKITTDEANNYIRNIANLNKQISKSQAMKDNPNDLMDARDLMVEKLGNIISVSIENKQDPNEFLIHSEGRHLVQGSIANEFKLEATNGPTRTRWNILWANNDKAYLKTGKLGSLLNIRDEEIKSEIDELNNIAANIIEIVNEIHEIGRGMDKKNGRGFFSQEVKLTDDRGRYDTNGNGQFDSVHIFKINSTNEIFPEEKLGFYGILKFEATNSNEIVEIPYNAPDTVQDVINRINNSNAQVTAKINSEGKLEIKAVKEQEDENITFKIKHIEDSGLFLTKYTGILNASGPEGAYDYKNIDTTDKLAPKSTYSISPLKNPAAWIKVADIINSDPSKIASGIKNPTNEISIGDNQAALRISSFGNSQIMIGKNLTLNDYFANTASNIAIKGQISEITKESQSQILKDLTDLRMSISGVNKDEELANMIEFQQAFIAASKFITVSAELIDTVINKMGV, encoded by the coding sequence GTGGATTCAACATTTTCAGGAATAGAAATTGGCAAAAGAAGTTTATTTGCGCATAAAGATGCTATGAATACCGTTGGGCACAATTTATCCAATGCTACAAAGCCTGGATACTCAAGGCAAAGAGTCATAATGAAAACCGAAATTCCTCTTTATGCTCCACAACTAAACAGAGCTAAAAAGCAAGGACAATTAGGCCAGGGGATCATGGTTCAATCCATAGACAGAGTAAAAGATGAGCTACTTAACACAAGAATCATTGAAGAATCACACCGACTAGGGTACTGGACCTCACAAGACAAGTTCATATCAATATTAGAAGATGTTTATAATGAGCCTGAAGATCAATCAATAAGAAAAAGATTAAATGATTTTTGGGAAAGTTGGCATGATCTAGCAAATCAACCACAAGGTTTAGCAGAAAGAAAAATAATTTTAGAAAGAGGCAAATCTTTTTGTGAAGGAATACGAAATAGATTTCATTCGCTTGAAAGAATTTACATAATGGCAAACGATGAAATAAAAATTACAACAGATGAAGCAAACAATTACATTAGAAACATTGCAAATCTTAACAAACAAATTTCAAAATCTCAAGCAATGAAAGACAATCCGAATGATTTAATGGATGCAAGAGACTTAATGGTTGAAAAATTAGGCAATATAATAAGTGTATCAATTGAAAACAAGCAAGATCCCAATGAATTTTTAATCCACTCAGAAGGAAGACACCTTGTACAAGGTTCAATTGCAAATGAATTTAAACTAGAAGCTACAAACGGGCCCACCAGAACTAGATGGAACATTTTATGGGCAAATAATGACAAAGCTTACCTTAAAACGGGAAAGCTGGGATCTTTGCTTAACATAAGAGATGAAGAGATCAAAAGTGAAATCGATGAACTAAATAACATAGCTGCAAACATTATAGAGATTGTTAACGAAATACATGAAATAGGACGTGGAATGGACAAAAAAAATGGAAGAGGCTTTTTTTCTCAAGAAGTAAAACTAACTGATGATCGAGGTAGATATGATACTAACGGAAATGGACAGTTTGATTCCGTTCATATTTTCAAAATCAACAGCACAAACGAAATATTTCCAGAAGAAAAATTGGGATTTTACGGAATCCTGAAATTTGAGGCTACAAATAGCAATGAAATTGTAGAAATACCCTACAATGCCCCAGACACAGTTCAAGATGTAATAAACAGAATAAACAATTCCAACGCACAAGTTACAGCAAAAATTAACTCAGAAGGCAAACTCGAAATTAAAGCTGTTAAAGAACAAGAAGATGAGAATATAACATTCAAAATCAAACATATAGAAGACTCTGGATTATTTTTAACAAAATATACAGGAATATTAAATGCATCTGGGCCTGAAGGAGCTTATGATTATAAAAATATTGACACAACAGACAAATTGGCGCCTAAATCTACTTATTCAATCTCGCCTCTAAAAAATCCTGCGGCATGGATAAAAGTTGCAGACATAATAAACTCAGATCCTTCAAAAATAGCATCGGGAATTAAAAATCCAACAAATGAAATATCTATTGGAGATAACCAAGCAGCGCTGCGAATCTCCTCTTTTGGAAATTCTCAAATTATGATTGGCAAAAATTTAACGCTAAATGATTACTTTGCAAATACAGCATCAAATATAGCAATAAAAGGACAAATTTCAGAAATCACAAAAGAAAGTCAATCTCAAATATTAAAAGATTTAACAGATTTAAGAATGTCTATTTCTGGAGTAAACAAAGATGAAGAACTTGCAAACATGATCGAATTTCAACAAGCATTTATTGCAGCAAGTAAATTTATCACTGTTTCTGCTGAACTAATAGACACAGTAATAAACAAAATGGGAGTATAA
- a CDS encoding flagellar hook-associated protein 3 yields MINRVSHPLTYENFKTSSAEQESKITKLLENLYKGGKKIVKLRNDPTGVTHAIRLDNDIFKLNVYMKNISTSKGNLRYAEGYLQSLTNILTRAKEIAIQGANGTYEADDKKMISKEVNALLEDVVAIANAKGPDGYSIFSGTKIDSEAFKVTRENQISKTSQDGAGPQIIKVEYNGNQAEKKTEVYNGIHISNNYPGNVIFFLQNQNIISSINTNGFVVKENTKIYIDNIEIGLTAGDTALDIVAKINESSAPVEASIDPVLNSLSIKTTTPHQIWITEEKESNVLQTLGILTKNNDTKLPPYNLSSSTEVRSRSIFDALIELRDSLYNNKEELVGSRSLAEIDESLKRLLISIADLGAKENRLDRSYERISKEAADMKEDMVQYTDLDVTKAITNLNMASLAYQVSIGISAKIMQTTLLDFIK; encoded by the coding sequence ATGATAAATAGGGTAAGTCATCCATTAACATATGAAAATTTCAAAACCTCTTCAGCAGAGCAAGAATCCAAAATTACAAAACTTCTAGAAAACTTATACAAAGGCGGCAAAAAGATTGTAAAACTAAGAAACGATCCAACAGGCGTTACTCATGCAATAAGGCTAGATAACGACATATTTAAGCTTAATGTATACATGAAAAATATTAGTACTTCTAAAGGCAACCTGAGGTATGCAGAAGGATATTTACAGTCCCTTACAAATATTTTAACACGAGCTAAAGAAATTGCAATTCAAGGAGCAAATGGAACTTATGAGGCAGATGACAAAAAAATGATATCAAAAGAAGTAAATGCTTTACTCGAAGATGTTGTCGCAATAGCAAACGCTAAAGGGCCTGATGGATACAGCATATTCTCGGGAACTAAAATTGATAGCGAGGCGTTTAAGGTGACTAGAGAGAATCAAATAAGCAAAACAAGCCAAGACGGTGCAGGCCCTCAAATAATCAAAGTAGAATACAACGGCAACCAAGCTGAAAAAAAAACAGAAGTATATAATGGCATTCACATATCAAATAATTATCCTGGCAATGTAATATTTTTCCTACAAAACCAAAATATTATCTCATCAATAAACACCAATGGATTTGTCGTAAAAGAAAATACAAAAATTTATATTGACAATATCGAGATAGGACTGACAGCAGGAGATACTGCTCTTGACATTGTTGCAAAAATCAATGAATCTTCAGCACCTGTTGAAGCAAGCATTGATCCCGTTTTAAACTCACTGTCTATTAAAACTACAACCCCACACCAAATTTGGATAACAGAAGAAAAAGAATCAAATGTTTTACAAACACTTGGAATACTTACCAAAAACAATGACACCAAACTACCTCCTTACAACCTTTCTAGCAGTACAGAAGTTAGAAGTAGATCTATTTTCGATGCACTTATTGAGCTTAGAGACTCGCTTTACAATAATAAAGAAGAGCTTGTTGGAAGTAGAAGCCTGGCAGAAATTGATGAAAGCTTAAAAAGATTGCTTATATCCATTGCAGATCTTGGAGCAAAAGAAAATAGACTTGATAGAAGCTATGAAAGAATAAGCAAAGAGGCTGCAGATATGAAAGAAGATATGGTTCAATACACAGATCTTGATGTAACAAAAGCAATAACTAATCTAAATATGGCAAGCTTAGCTTATCAGGTATCCATAGGAATCTCTGCTAAAATAATGCAAACAACCCTATTAGATTTTATAAAATAG